One Molothrus aeneus isolate 106 chromosome 6, BPBGC_Maene_1.0, whole genome shotgun sequence genomic window carries:
- the NKX2-8 gene encoding homeobox protein Nkx-2.8: protein MATSGRISFTVRSILDLPEQDANSIKQASDHRHSAENYTGSPYRGWIETDRNHYPSSDESGPEMSLPDSTQRSLPARGSEAEEKKKKRRVLFSKAQTLELERRFRQQRYLSAPEREQLARLLSLTPTQVKIWFQNHRYKMKRARSEGPGSPQPRPPALLRRVVVPVLVRDGEPCRGCPASPPAPAARPKLGCALAGCSAQAALALQGYRACPPAAALGVFPAYQHLAHPAVVSWGW from the exons ATGGCCACATCTGGGAGGATCAGTTTTACAGTGAGGAGCATTTTGGATTTACCAGAGCAGGATGCTAATAGCATAAAGCAAGCCTCTGACCATCGCCACTCAGCGGAGAACTACACCGGCTCGCCGTATCGAGGGTGGATAGAAACAGACAGAAATCACTATCCCT CTTCCGACGAGAGCGGCCCGGAGATGAGCTTGCCCGACTCCACCCAAAGGTCGCTCCCCGCCCGCGGCTCGGAGGccgaggagaagaagaagaagcggCGAGTGCTCTTCTCCAAGGCGCAGACGCTGGAGCTGGAGCGGCGGTTCCGGCAGCAGCGATACCTTTCGGCACCGGAGCGGGAGCAGCTGGCCCGGCTGCTCAGCCTCACCCCCACACAGGTGAAGATCTGGTTCCAGAACCACCGCTACAAGATGAAGCGGGCGCGAAGCGAGGGCCCCGGCAGCCCGCagccgcgcccgcccgccctGCTGCGCCGGGTGGTGGTGCCGGTGCTGGTGCGGGACGGGGAGCCCTGCCGCGGCTGCCCCGCCAGCCCACCGGCTCCCGCGGCGCGCCCCAAGCTGGGCTGCGCCCTGGCGGGATGCAGCGCCCAGGCCGCCCTCGCCCTGCAGGGCTACCGAGcctgcccgcccgccgccgccctcgGCGTCTTCCCCGCGTACCAGCACTTAGCGCACCCGGCCGTGGTCTCCTGGGGATGGTGA